From a single Desulfonatronovibrio hydrogenovorans DSM 9292 genomic region:
- a CDS encoding HsdM family class I SAM-dependent methyltransferase, producing the protein MNDTASIVSRVWSFCHTLRDDGVSYGDYLEQLTYLLFLKMADEYSRIYKKDVGIPEEYRWDSLKTRKGADLEAHYITLLRSLGKQKGMIGQIFVKSQNQIQDPAKLFKIIHMIDAENWVMMGADVKGDIYESLLEKNAEDVKSGAGQYFTPRSLIRAMVECVRPEPLKTIADPACGTGGFFLAAYDFLVREYNLDKEQKKFLKNQTLFGNEIVANTRRLALMNCFLHNIGEITGESAISPNDALIADTGDRYDYVLTNPPFGKKSSITITNGLGKQEKEDLRYNRQDFWATTSNKQLNFVQHVRTMLKTTGQAAVVVPDNVLFEGGAGETVRRKLLDNTDLHTILRLPTGIFYAQGVKANVIFFDNKPAAKAPWTREVWFYDFRTNIHFTKKKNLMTYQDLKDFVACYNPRNRHQRKETWSEDNPDGRWRRFTYDEIIARDKTSLDIFWIRDESLADLDNLPDPDVLAEEIVENLEAGAQSFRRIMESINGR; encoded by the coding sequence ATGAACGACACGGCAAGCATTGTTTCAAGAGTCTGGAGTTTCTGCCACACCCTGCGCGATGACGGGGTGAGTTACGGTGATTATCTGGAACAGCTCACTTATCTTTTGTTCCTCAAAATGGCTGATGAATACAGCAGGATTTACAAAAAAGATGTAGGCATTCCGGAAGAATACAGATGGGACAGCCTGAAAACCCGGAAAGGCGCGGATCTCGAAGCCCATTACATCACCCTGCTAAGAAGCCTGGGGAAGCAGAAAGGCATGATCGGGCAGATCTTTGTCAAATCCCAGAACCAGATCCAGGACCCGGCCAAGCTCTTCAAGATCATCCACATGATCGACGCGGAAAACTGGGTCATGATGGGCGCGGACGTCAAAGGGGATATTTACGAGAGCCTGCTGGAAAAAAACGCTGAAGACGTTAAAAGCGGAGCCGGGCAATATTTTACCCCAAGATCCCTGATCCGGGCCATGGTGGAATGCGTCCGGCCTGAACCCTTAAAAACCATCGCCGACCCGGCCTGCGGCACCGGCGGGTTTTTCCTGGCTGCTTATGATTTTTTAGTCAGGGAGTACAACCTGGACAAGGAGCAGAAAAAGTTTCTTAAGAATCAGACCTTGTTCGGCAACGAGATCGTGGCCAACACCAGGCGCCTGGCACTCATGAACTGTTTCCTGCACAACATTGGAGAGATTACCGGTGAATCAGCCATTTCACCCAATGACGCATTGATCGCAGATACCGGTGACCGTTACGACTATGTCCTGACCAATCCGCCCTTTGGTAAGAAAAGCAGCATCACCATCACCAACGGCCTGGGCAAACAGGAAAAAGAAGACCTGCGCTACAACCGGCAGGATTTCTGGGCCACCACCTCCAACAAACAGCTCAATTTTGTCCAGCATGTGCGCACCATGCTCAAGACCACCGGGCAGGCTGCCGTGGTGGTGCCGGACAATGTGCTCTTTGAAGGGGGAGCTGGTGAAACCGTGCGGCGAAAGCTCCTGGACAATACCGACCTGCACACCATCCTGAGGCTTCCCACCGGCATCTTTTACGCCCAGGGGGTCAAGGCCAATGTGATCTTTTTCGACAACAAGCCCGCGGCCAAAGCTCCCTGGACCAGGGAAGTCTGGTTCTATGATTTCAGGACCAACATTCATTTCACCAAAAAGAAAAACCTGATGACCTACCAGGACCTCAAAGATTTTGTTGCCTGCTACAATCCCAGGAACCGCCATCAGCGCAAAGAAACCTGGTCTGAAGACAACCCGGACGGCAGGTGGCGCAGATTCACGTATGACGAGATCATCGCCCGGGACAAAACCAGCCTGGACATCTTCTGGATCAGGGATGAAAGCCTGGCTGATCTGGACAACCTGCCTGACCCGGATGTGCTGGCCGAAGAGATCGTGGAAAACCTCGAGGCCGGCGCCCAGAGTTTCAGGCGGATCATGGAATCCATCAATGGACGATGA
- a CDS encoding type I restriction enzyme endonuclease domain-containing protein: MDDEARYTDWDRRDDIKAELKADLINLLAGHGHPPVDRDEVYKEIFEQAENFKKYQSRVGG; this comes from the coding sequence ATGGACGATGAAGCCAGATACACTGACTGGGACCGCCGTGACGACATCAAGGCTGAACTCAAGGCCGATCTGATCAACCTCCTGGCCGGACACGGCCATCCCCCGGTGGATAGAGATGAAGTGTACAAGGAAATTTTTGAGCAGGCTGAGAATTTCAAGAAATATCAAAGCAGGGTCGGGGGTTAA
- a CDS encoding type II toxin-antitoxin system Phd/YefM family antitoxin, whose protein sequence is MNITNDIKPVTFLKSRAADLLRQINETHRPVIITQNGEPRAVLQDPQSYENMRNALGLLKLISIGEADIREGRTKSQEEVFDEIESALKEIDK, encoded by the coding sequence ATGAATATTACAAACGATATTAAACCGGTTACCTTTTTAAAATCACGGGCAGCCGATTTACTCAGGCAAATTAATGAAACGCATCGGCCTGTTATAATAACCCAAAATGGTGAACCTCGAGCTGTGCTTCAAGATCCTCAGAGTTACGAAAATATGCGTAATGCCCTCGGTCTGTTAAAGCTGATTTCAATAGGGGAAGCCGATATCAGGGAGGGACGGACAAAGTCACAAGAAGAAGTGTTCGATGAAATCGAGAGCGCACTGAAAGAAATCGATAAATGA
- a CDS encoding type II toxin-antitoxin system RelE/ParE family toxin produces the protein MSQAYQIKWAAVAQSDLKQIIDHIAADSPESGLRILKSIREKASRLYTLPDQGRIVPELKDQGIHIYREIIVPPWRIIYRISEITVFVLSVIDSRRNVEDILLDRFVK, from the coding sequence ATGAGCCAGGCATACCAAATTAAATGGGCTGCTGTTGCGCAAAGCGATTTGAAACAGATAATTGATCATATAGCAGCTGACAGCCCGGAAAGTGGGCTGCGAATACTGAAAAGCATCAGAGAGAAGGCGTCAAGACTCTACACCCTGCCTGATCAGGGCAGGATCGTACCGGAGCTGAAAGATCAGGGCATACACATTTATCGAGAAATAATTGTTCCTCCCTGGCGGATTATTTACAGAATATCAGAGATAACTGTTTTTGTTTTATCCGTTATAGATTCCAGACGGAATGTTGAAGATATCTTGCTGGATCGATTCGTCAAATAA
- a CDS encoding sensor domain-containing diguanylate cyclase: MIRKYWIIILISALLLAGFGSTLLTGYFVAQRTIQEEIHQNTLPLTSDNIYSEIQKDLVLSIHISSQMAHDTFVKEWVVSGEKEPQRMIRYLSEIQNRFKTVTAFFVSDITHNYYHPDGIIKKVSRDDPGDSWYFRSRSLPAPYEINIDADTADPSRMTIFVNYQVHDFKGELIGVTGVGLELSQVQSVLNAYQGKYNSTVFFVDNAGKTVLHADDFAFPLDLHHWKGFSTRALNILTTPGASFEYKVDGRSYLVNSRFIPEFNLFLVILKSTDDMEQVLGSRLKQNFVIGMLITLSVIAIVSILLRRYHQNLEKLASIDPLTGAFNRNAFSLIFSHTIKQKHRSGDPLSLMLVDIDNFKEVNDQHGHQMGDLVLKDISRTILGVIREADVFCRWGGEEFVILFANCSIDKAVQVAEKIKEACSSLEIGPYGKPLRITVSAGVVEHRADESLEEMIVRADKLMYTAKKQGKNRVVS; this comes from the coding sequence ATGATAAGAAAATACTGGATTATTATTCTGATATCAGCACTTCTTTTAGCTGGTTTCGGTTCTACACTGCTTACAGGTTATTTTGTTGCCCAAAGGACCATTCAGGAGGAAATTCATCAGAACACCCTTCCTCTGACAAGTGACAATATTTATTCTGAAATTCAAAAAGATCTTGTCCTTTCAATTCATATTTCCTCCCAGATGGCTCATGACACTTTTGTCAAAGAGTGGGTGGTTTCCGGAGAAAAAGAGCCTCAAAGGATGATCAGGTATCTGTCTGAAATCCAGAACAGGTTTAAGACAGTTACAGCCTTTTTTGTTTCCGATATCACCCATAATTATTACCATCCTGATGGAATAATTAAAAAAGTATCCAGGGATGATCCGGGCGATTCCTGGTATTTCCGGTCCAGGTCTTTGCCCGCGCCTTACGAAATAAACATTGATGCAGATACAGCAGATCCTTCCCGGATGACCATTTTTGTGAACTACCAGGTGCATGATTTTAAAGGGGAGCTGATCGGGGTAACCGGTGTCGGGCTTGAACTCAGCCAGGTTCAGAGTGTTCTGAATGCTTATCAGGGGAAATACAACAGCACAGTCTTTTTTGTTGATAATGCAGGCAAGACAGTGCTGCATGCAGATGATTTTGCCTTTCCCCTGGACCTGCACCACTGGAAAGGCTTTTCCACCCGGGCCCTGAATATCCTGACCACACCTGGAGCTTCTTTTGAATACAAAGTAGATGGCCGTTCCTACCTGGTAAACTCAAGGTTTATTCCTGAGTTCAATCTTTTCCTGGTTATCTTGAAAAGCACTGATGACATGGAACAGGTCCTTGGAAGCAGGCTCAAGCAGAATTTTGTCATAGGCATGCTTATTACCCTGTCAGTAATTGCCATTGTCAGCATTTTGCTGAGGAGATACCACCAGAATCTTGAAAAACTGGCCAGCATTGATCCCCTGACAGGGGCATTCAACAGAAACGCCTTTTCTTTGATCTTCTCGCACACGATCAAACAAAAACATAGAAGTGGAGATCCGTTGTCATTAATGCTTGTTGATATTGACAACTTTAAGGAAGTAAATGATCAGCACGGACACCAGATGGGTGATCTGGTCCTAAAAGATATATCCAGGACCATCCTGGGGGTCATTCGGGAAGCAGATGTATTTTGCAGATGGGGTGGAGAAGAGTTTGTTATACTTTTTGCAAACTGCTCCATAGACAAGGCTGTTCAGGTGGCTGAAAAAATAAAGGAGGCCTGTTCCAGTCTGGAAATCGGTCCATACGGCAAACCTCTGAGGATCACGGTCAGCGCCGGGGTGGTGGAACACAGGGCTGATGAGTCTCTGGAAGAGATGATCGTCCGGGCAGACAAGCTCATGTATACGGCCAAAAAACAGGGTAAAAACAGGGTTGTTTCTTAG
- a CDS encoding class I SAM-dependent methyltransferase, translating to MSKWKAYNELAWTEEWLGEPSEYQEEVSVYVRLVHEYSAQPPKTMLHLGSGAGSHDRFLKHHFQITGVDLSPGMQDLARTANPEVEYIQGDMRTIRLNKEFDVVVIPDSIDYMQTEDDLGQAIKTAVLHLKPGGVLLVVGKTRETFMNNNFAYSGHKKGIHVTLMENNHVYPDQPDSYEAVFCYLIREKTDLTMHTEQHALGLFSEKQWAGVFKRAGMTMDQKPLTGIYDRHILNQGEYPMIIFVGCKG from the coding sequence ATGTCCAAGTGGAAAGCCTATAATGAACTGGCCTGGACTGAAGAGTGGCTGGGCGAACCGTCTGAATATCAGGAAGAAGTTTCAGTTTATGTCAGGCTGGTCCACGAGTATTCAGCCCAGCCTCCTAAAACCATGCTCCACCTGGGCAGCGGCGCAGGCAGCCATGACCGGTTCCTTAAGCACCACTTTCAAATAACCGGAGTGGACCTGAGCCCGGGCATGCAGGACCTGGCCAGGACAGCCAACCCGGAAGTTGAGTACATCCAGGGTGACATGCGCACCATCCGCCTGAATAAAGAGTTTGATGTAGTGGTTATTCCGGACAGCATTGATTACATGCAAACCGAGGATGATTTGGGCCAGGCCATTAAGACTGCAGTCCTGCACCTGAAGCCGGGCGGGGTGTTGCTGGTGGTGGGCAAGACCAGAGAAACCTTCATGAACAATAATTTTGCCTATTCAGGCCACAAAAAAGGCATCCACGTCACCCTTATGGAGAATAACCACGTCTATCCGGATCAGCCTGACTCTTATGAGGCTGTCTTCTGTTACCTGATCCGGGAGAAGACAGATCTGACCATGCACACTGAACAGCATGCTCTGGGTCTTTTTTCAGAAAAACAGTGGGCCGGGGTGTTCAAAAGGGCAGGCATGACCATGGACCAGAAACCACTGACTGGAATCTATGACCGGCACATCCTGAACCAGGGGGAATACCCCATGATTATATTTGTCGGATGCAAAGGATAA
- a CDS encoding DUF4412 domain-containing protein, protein MKTIRIFSVLFFLLAQAGHAAEFSADMVMETAFGLQTGKFYHKNPDLSRTEMMGMTSIVKYPMVYQVFDETRKYVVTDLEEMSQDYPGAHVRDFDEFIKENGFEKVGSETIEGYKTSIYQGQLEIGPGQDGQPMTVSMKLWYSRELNYALKTETSLPAHMGGRVVSHLKNISKGRQAESLFEVPAGYTQVSSIPQAMGFGSMSEGMEGMPSIQDMPSQQEMDEMMEMMQEMMQQMAQ, encoded by the coding sequence ATGAAGACCATCAGAATATTTTCAGTGCTGTTTTTTCTTTTAGCCCAGGCTGGTCATGCTGCTGAGTTTTCAGCGGACATGGTCATGGAAACGGCCTTTGGCCTGCAGACCGGAAAATTTTATCATAAAAATCCAGACCTGTCCCGGACCGAAATGATGGGCATGACCAGTATTGTGAAGTATCCCATGGTCTACCAGGTTTTTGATGAAACCCGGAAGTATGTGGTCACTGATCTTGAGGAGATGAGCCAGGACTATCCAGGTGCCCATGTCCGGGATTTTGATGAGTTTATAAAAGAAAATGGATTTGAGAAAGTCGGATCAGAAACCATAGAAGGGTACAAAACCAGCATCTACCAGGGACAGCTGGAAATCGGTCCGGGCCAGGATGGACAGCCCATGACCGTATCCATGAAACTCTGGTATTCCAGGGAGCTGAATTACGCCCTGAAGACAGAAACCAGTCTCCCGGCCCATATGGGCGGCAGGGTGGTGTCCCACCTCAAGAATATCAGCAAGGGCAGGCAGGCTGAAAGTCTCTTTGAAGTACCCGCTGGTTATACTCAGGTCTCAAGCATTCCCCAGGCCATGGGGTTTGGTTCCATGTCTGAAGGGATGGAAGGGATGCCTTCAATCCAGGACATGCCTTCCCAGCAGGAGATGGACGAGATGATGGAAATGATGCAGGAAATGATGCAGCAGATGGCTCAGTAA
- a CDS encoding UbiX family flavin prenyltransferase: MKKIILALTGASGMPYGLELIRQIKKQDFELHLILSDAARMVLDLEAPGHEQVLSLADHVFSQDQLGAPASSGSFFHQGMIVCPCSMASLAAIANGLGNNLVHRAADVCLKEKRPLILVPRETPLNRIHLENMLKAHDCGATILPPCPGFYHGPQSMDDLIKHITGRILDALGIENNLFKRWEGV; the protein is encoded by the coding sequence ATGAAAAAAATCATTCTGGCCCTGACCGGTGCCAGTGGAATGCCGTATGGGTTGGAACTCATCCGCCAGATCAAAAAACAGGATTTTGAACTGCACCTGATCCTGTCGGATGCGGCCCGCATGGTTCTTGACCTGGAAGCACCAGGCCATGAACAGGTTTTGTCCCTGGCCGACCATGTGTTTAGCCAGGACCAGCTGGGAGCGCCTGCTTCCAGCGGGTCATTCTTCCACCAGGGGATGATCGTCTGCCCCTGCTCAATGGCCAGCCTGGCAGCCATTGCCAACGGTCTGGGCAATAACCTGGTCCACAGGGCTGCTGACGTCTGCCTCAAGGAGAAACGCCCCCTTATCCTGGTGCCCAGGGAAACTCCCCTCAACCGCATCCACCTGGAAAACATGCTCAAAGCCCATGACTGCGGGGCAACCATTCTTCCGCCCTGCCCCGGATTCTACCATGGCCCCCAAAGCATGGATGACCTGATCAAACATATTACCGGCAGGATACTTGACGCTCTGGGCATTGAAAACAATTTATTTAAACGCTGGGAAGGTGTCTGA